GAGCAGCAGGAACCACACCACCGCGTACGCGAAGGCCGCCTGCACCTGGGGGCCGGCCAGCCAGGACACCAGCAGGAACGTGCCGCCGGTGAGGACCACCGTCAGGGCGCCGTAGGCGTTGCGGATCATCACCAGCATCGCCACCAGGAGGGCCGTCGCCAGCCACAGCAGGAGGGTGATGCGGCCCGCGCCGAGGAGGGCGGCGCCGCCCAGCCCGAGCAGCGGGGGAGCGGTGTAGCCGGCGGCCGCCGTGAGGATCATGCCGAGGCCGTGCGGCTTGCCGCGGCTGACGGTCAGGCCGCTGGTGTCGGAGTGCAGGCGTATCCCGGTGAGCCGGCGGCCGGTCAGCAGCGCGACCAGACCGTGGCCGCCCTCGTGGGCGATGGTGATGGCGTTGCGCGAGAGACGCCAGAGGCTGTGCGGCACGACCACCGCGAGGGCCGCGACCGCCGTGGCGATCACCACCCACAGGTCGGGATCGGTCTGGGTGCCGACGAGACGGTCCCACAGGTCGGGCAGCGCGGTGGCGGCGATGCTGTCCATGCTGGCCATGGTCTGAGGTGGCTCCCTCTGGTCGTACGGAGTCTGGCAGTGTGGCACGTATGTGCGGACGGTATCTGAGACGCTGACTTAGCAGCGATCGTTCCTGACGGCAAACATGCAGATCACAGCTTTAGAGCCCCGGAATGATCCGGGGCTCTTGCTGTACCTGTGCTGACTGTGTGCTGGCCTGAAGGCACCTGTGAGGTCGAGGCGGATGTGCAGGGCCTCGTCGAGGCGCACATGGAGACGATGCTAGGGGTCCGGTTCCTGGCGAGCGAGTACAGCACCGGGCCGGTTCACGGCGGCCGAATCGACTCTCTGGGCCTCGACGAGAACGGGGCGGCGGTGGTCGTGGAATTCAAGCGCGGCACCGACGCCGGCGTGATCCATCAGGGCCTCTACTACATGGCGTGGCTGATGGACCACAAGGCAGAGTTCCGGCCCCTGGTCCGGGACCGGCTCGGGGTGACGGCCGCGTCCCAGGTCCTGTGGAGTGGACCGCGCCTGATCTGTATCGCAGGCGACTTCACCCGCTACGACGTGCATGCCGTGCGCGAGCACCGGCGCTCGATCGACCTGGTCCGCTACCGAGCTTCGGCAGCGACCTGCTCGGGCTTGAGACCGTGGCGTCGGTGAGCGGCGGCATGCAAGTGGCCCGCCGGGTGCGCCGACAGGCGGTTGCTCGGGCGGCGGCCGACGTCCAGGGCGCGTCGATGGTGGAGTTGGCGGGTGCGGTCGACGAGGCGCTGCTCGGGCTCGGGGACGGCGTGAACTGTGTCGAGCGCAAGCAGACCGTCCGAGATCCAGAAGCAGCGGCCGCCGAGAGCCTCGCCGCTTCCTGCCCAGGTCTCCATCAAGCGTTCGACTTCGGCGACCGTGAAGACAGTCGCGCTCCACCGGGAGCCGTCCTTGAGGTCCACGAAGACATCGACGTTGCACACCGAGTCCAACTCCTCGGCCGGGCTCGGCAGGAACGATGCCTCGAAGGCGTCTGTGCGAACCCGGTACCACGGCCCGTCCCAGCCTCGGCCGACCGATTCGGGCGATGCGCTACGAC
The Streptomyces sp. NBC_01485 genome window above contains:
- a CDS encoding M50 family metallopeptidase; amino-acid sequence: MDSIAATALPDLWDRLVGTQTDPDLWVVIATAVAALAVVVPHSLWRLSRNAITIAHEGGHGLVALLTGRRLTGIRLHSDTSGLTVSRGKPHGLGMILTAAAGYTAPPLLGLGGAALLGAGRITLLLWLATALLVAMLVMIRNAYGALTVVLTGGTFLLVSWLAGPQVQAAFAYAVVWFLLLGGVRPAFELQSKRARGGAGDSDADQLSRLTHVPAALWLFLFHAVSLCALMGGGRWLLGL